The genomic segment GGAAGGAATTGGGGTTTCACGATAACCACTAAATCGCCGAGCGGAGTGACTCTGCCCTCGAGATGCTGAAGCAAATCGTCGGGCGGAGAGAGATACCGGTCTGGGGTAAGCAGGCAATCCTGCTCTTGAACCCGGTCCAACTCAACGGTAACGGCGGTTACTCCGTCCGGCCGCTCGATCAACTGCAGCAGGTGGTCAGCGCCGACGAAGCGTTGATCGTGTACCCGGAGTTTGCCTCGCCCGGATAGATGCTCCTTTTCGTCAACTTTACAAAAGACTGCGGTGGACGCAGGCGCTTTAGGCGTAAGCAGGAGCACACTAAAAGAGATGCTGGTGCCGCTAAGCAGACCACCTGGGAAAGCGATCACGCTTGCAACCAATCCCTTTTCGACGAGATATCGTCTTAGAGCCTGGTCTGGACCCGATGTGAAAAGGAAGCCATTTGGGACCAATACCGCAACTCGCTCCGCACCCTGCCGTAGAGCAAGCTCAATTCCGAGGGCTTCCAACGTGCGTACTCCAAATTGACTGAAATAAAGACCTGATTTGTCCCCCAGTTTGCCGAATCTCGGACAGATTGTGGCTATTCGCTCAGCGGATGCCCCGTCCTTAGCGAGTGCTTCGGGGCGATAAGGGTCTTCGATAACAACATCGAGCTCTGCACCTGTAACCGCAGCATAGATGCATGCGGGGACTGGCGGGTTCGAAGTCACGATTCGAGGGCGCGCACCACGCTGCATCGCAGCGACGGCAAGCGCATTAGGCATGGGCCCTGGACAGAAGAGCCCTTCACCCTTCTTTGGCGCAACCAACCGAACCATAAACTCTGCGATCTCTTGGGGGATATCGCGTTGGGCTCTCAGGAACTCATTGAGGCAGGCGCTAGCAATCGTGCGCGCCAATTCTTCCCTTTGACGGGCATCAAAAAGGATAAGGCCCCAAAGGAAATCGTTGAGCTTCGAGAGGGTGCTCTTGGACAAGTGCTGATGGACATCCTTAGGGTCGGTCGCAAAGGCGTAGCGGGCATCGCCAAGAGCATCGCAGGCCATCAATTCCTGCCAAGCTCGATCGATTTGGTCACCGGTTACTTCGCCCCCGGCCTTCGGCGCGTGCAGGTGCTCGGGAAAATCCGTGAAAGTTACTGGCAGCAGATGCCACGCTACGTACTGTCCCAGAAATCTCGCCAAACGTCCCTCATCGACGGGTGTGCCCCGGCATGCGTCCAGCGTCTGCCTCCAAACCGATTGGACCAGATCGGAATTAGTCATGACGGCGCCTCTTGTTAACGTTATAGGTTGTGATGACCGTATCGCCTTTTGTAACGACGCCTATGCCGCCCTTGTCGAGAACCTTCAATAGGCCGGCCCTGAAGCGATCGACATCGGCTAGCAGCCCCATGATCTCCCTACGTCCCATGACGGCATGATCACCGTCAATTTTTCCGCGATCCTGGGCAAGCTCGACCATCCAGTCCTGAATGCCTCTCTGTCCCTTTCGCTTCCGAGCATGCTTGCTGTATTTCATGGTGGTCTTTTCCCGCCTGGCTGCTGTTCGACTGTGGGCAAAGACTAGGGCCAGTAATATCTATTGTCAAGCGGTAATAGCTAGATTTTTTCTTTTTAGTCGAGATAAATTTGGCTGCTGAAAGCGATCTTCTTATAACTCTATGAAACAGTTGGGATTTTCTTTAGATCCCGTGGGAGCATGGAGAGGACCCCTCTAGTGGGAGCAGGACGGCCGCATCGCAAAGCCGCCTCTACTTCAGGGGTGCAGTCTCATCCTTTCGTATGGGCGATATGAATCAAGGTATGCCGTGTTCATGCGCAATTCGCCCAATTATTGCCCAAGGCATTGGGGACCCCGCCAAGGCGGT from the Wenzhouxiangella sp. XN24 genome contains:
- a CDS encoding N-6 DNA methylase, yielding MTNSDLVQSVWRQTLDACRGTPVDEGRLARFLGQYVAWHLLPVTFTDFPEHLHAPKAGGEVTGDQIDRAWQELMACDALGDARYAFATDPKDVHQHLSKSTLSKLNDFLWGLILFDARQREELARTIASACLNEFLRAQRDIPQEIAEFMVRLVAPKKGEGLFCPGPMPNALAVAAMQRGARPRIVTSNPPVPACIYAAVTGAELDVVIEDPYRPEALAKDGASAERIATICPRFGKLGDKSGLYFSQFGVRTLEALGIELALRQGAERVAVLVPNGFLFTSGPDQALRRYLVEKGLVASVIAFPGGLLSGTSISFSVLLLTPKAPASTAVFCKVDEKEHLSGRGKLRVHDQRFVGADHLLQLIERPDGVTAVTVELDRVQEQDCLLTPDRYLSPPDDLLQHLEGRVTPLGDLVVIVKPQFLPANEGEAGVAIQEATPGEMPEFGFLTRVERVRRVDPELLDAKSSQVLQRGDVLLSTKGTIGTVAIADPTPDQAMPLLPSQASVILRIRSGAGIKNPRFLAMYLRSPAVQKILEALSTGGTIPNISLADLRAIPVWVPSMEEQERLVEAFDRQADIEHRIAELAAEQREITNRLWRELGLSGSAGEPRVN